The proteins below are encoded in one region of Triticum aestivum cultivar Chinese Spring chromosome 1B, IWGSC CS RefSeq v2.1, whole genome shotgun sequence:
- the LOC123149481 gene encoding uncharacterized protein isoform X1, translated as MLHMRRIGGTPNQSEGGWAEQPDGAAMGASGEHVTCICHCWRTLPALETAVLFRRALTNQSTYEVARWKGLFYLRYVLSRTTQAPVCSDFMILHYYIVRLGTGAVPLAG; from the exons ATGCTGCACATGAGGAGGATTGGAGGAACACCCAATCAATCGGAGGGCGGGTGGGCTGAGCAGCCGGACGGCGCTGCCATGGGGGCAAGCGGTGAGCACGTGACATGTATCTGCCACTGCTGGCGAACGCTCCCGGCGCTGGAGACGGCCGTTCTTTTCCGCAG AGCTCTCACAAATCAGTCAACCTACGAAGTGGCCAGATGGAAGGGGCTATTCTACTTGAGGTATGTGCTATCAAGAACAACGCAGGCTCCAGTGTGCTCTGATTTTATGATTCTTCACTACTATATTGTTAGACTTGGTACTGGAGCTGTACCACTTGCAGGGTAA
- the LOC123149481 gene encoding uncharacterized protein isoform X2, producing the protein MLHMRRIGGTPNQSEGGWAEQPDGAAMGASGEHVTCICHCWRTLPALETAVLFRRALTNQSTYEVARWKGLFYLRVILDKAHPFSKCIYRNICDFCLTME; encoded by the exons ATGCTGCACATGAGGAGGATTGGAGGAACACCCAATCAATCGGAGGGCGGGTGGGCTGAGCAGCCGGACGGCGCTGCCATGGGGGCAAGCGGTGAGCACGTGACATGTATCTGCCACTGCTGGCGAACGCTCCCGGCGCTGGAGACGGCCGTTCTTTTCCGCAG AGCTCTCACAAATCAGTCAACCTACGAAGTGGCCAGATGGAAGGGGCTATTCTACTTGAG GGTAATTCTGGACAAAGCTCATCCATTCAGTAAATGCATATATAGAAACATCTGTGACTTCTGCCTCACTATGGAATGA